The Lachnospiraceae bacterium KM106-2 nucleotide sequence TGTATCATAAAGTGTCTCTAACGTTCCCATGGAACAATCCACACCGTAAATACCTGCATGAGTTAATTTATCTTTCACACCATTGGAATTCGGTAAAGTAACGTAATAGTCACGAGGTGTAGAAATTAATAAGATTTGTTTTGTAACAGGGTTTACTGTTCCTAAGATATTAACATCACTTCGGCTAGTTGCAGAAACTTTACCTTTTGTATCAATACCTGAAATATAAACGCTAAAAGCTTCTTTTGTTACATCGCTTGCGGCTTTATCATTTTCAAGTTTCTTTTTATTTTCAATACTTCCTAGTACTTTTGTAGCATCATCAAAATCATCATGAGCTTCTAATACCATACTACGATTTGCTTCATTAAAGAGAATAGCTTTAACTTCCCCATTATATAAAGCATCTACTAATGTAGTCGCATCACTGTATTCTTTTGTTTTAAGAGTCGTACTGTATTCACTTTCAATGGACTTGATCGTATTATCTGTATTTTCTCTATCATTCACTCCAATGATACCAAATGTATAACCAAGCGCATCTTTTACTGTATTCGCTGAATCTTTCTTCATTGCGATTGCTGATACGCTCACAATTTGATAATCCTGTGCCGATACTTTACCTAATGTGCTATATGTCTTAAAGAGGTAAAAAGATCCCATTGCAAAAATAATTCCAAGTATAGTTGCGATCACTTTACCAGCTTTGTGTGTCTTCTTTGTCATCTGCGTTAATATTAAAAATGCATCAACTGCAATCAAGAATACTGCCATTATAGATACCATAGATGTACTTAATACATTTAAGGCAAACAGCATTCCAATAAAGCCGAGTGATAAAATTGATTCTAATATAACAAGAATCATACCGACTTTACGTTTCTTCAGTAATTTAAAATTCATAATTCGTCTCCTTAGTTATCAATTATGTAATTCTTTTTCTGTGAATAATAGTATCATTTTTTACCCTAGTTTTCAATCTTTTTTCATTGGTAATCCTTCTATTAGTATTTTAAATATTGTCAATTTGCCAATCAATTGGATCGATTCCATGCTCCTCTAAGAATTGGTTCGTCTTACTGAATGGTTTACTTCCAAAAAATCCACGATAAGCTGACAATGGACTAGGATGCGCTGACGATAAGATTAAATGTTTAGGGTTGTTTAAAAACTGTGCCTTTTTCTTTGCCGGACTTCCCCAAAGAATAAAGACGATGGGCCGATCGATCTGGTTCAAGATTGAGATTGCTGCATCCGTGAATTCTTCCCAGCCAATTCCACGATGAGAATTTGCTTGATGAGCTCGCACGGTCAAAACAGTATTTAACATAAATACTCCTTCCTTGGCCCACTTCTCAAGATAACCATTGTTTGGGATATAACATCCCAGATCATCCTTTAATTCTTGATAGATATTCTTAAGTGATGGCGGAATCTCTACTTCTGGTTTTACGCTAAAACACAATCCATGAGCCTGCCCAGGTTCATGATAAGGGTCCTGTCCAAGAATTACACACTTAACTTCGCTTAATGGCGTAAAGTGAAATGCATTAAAAATATCTTCTGCAGGCGGATAAATCGGATATCTCCCCTTGTATTCTTCCACAACTTTGACATATAGTTTCTTATAATATTCCTTTTTAAATTCTGGCTTTAGCTTTTCTTGCCAATCATTTGAAATCGCTGGCATTTTAAGCACCTCTTTTATATTATTTATTCTATCTTAATCACTTTTTTTCGACTACTACATATATTGTAGTAAAGAAAAAAAAGAGAAAGTAAGTCGTAAACATGGAAAATAACAATAATAACGTAAATAATAATGAGCAAGTTCATTCAACAGGATGGGGGTTTGGTCCTGGTTGTTTTGGCCCTGGCTGTAATCGCGGTCCTTGGCAAGGAAGATGTCGTGGCCCTTGGTGCGGTAGAAACTGGTACGGTCCTTGGTATGGCGGTTCTAGATGCTATGGTCCATGGTGTAACAATGGCCGCTGGTTCTGGTAGTATTCTTCCTCTTTCCTTCTATAAGGCTGTCTTAAATGACAGCCTTTTATGATCTCATTTTAATCGACATTGAACTCATCTATTATATACCGAATCTTCTGTAACTTCTATTTATTATGTCCAAATTTTACAAAATGTTTAAAAGTTTCTCTATTATTTAAGAATTTGGTCCTAAAAATCCTTTATCATTGTAAACGCCATTATTTTCGACAGAAAATCCTTTTTGATTTACCTCTGGAACTTGCTCCTCACCATCTGTAAATATGATCAAAGGATTCTCATAATCTTCCTCATAGGAAAAGGAATAACTACCATCCTTTTCTTTTTCCATTAAGTTTCCCGGCCACTTTTGAAGTTCTTCCCCATTTTCATTATAAACGTACGCATAGATAGTATCTTTCCATTCCTCTGGTTTATTAAAATGAACTGTGATCTTCTGCTCTTGTTCTTCACTCTTATCCTCGTCTACAAGGACAACAAATGACTTTGCTGGAATCTTCCCTGTTATCTTTTCTCCATCAGCTGTAAACTTACTCTTGTTTGCTGTCATACTACTATAATCCCCTTTCTTGAAAGAACAACTTGTATCTACTTGATAGTCGGAGTCCTTTAAATTGATCAACACGATACCTCGTTTTCCTCTTTCGATCATCAGCACTTGCTTTTCTTGATCTAGGTTTCTTAATGTCTCTTTTTCTCCTTCCATCGCATTCCGAAACTGATTGATAGCAACAACATCTGTATCTTTATATAGATCACTTCCTGCTGGTCCGATTACATTATCTCCCCATTTGTCATCAGGCCCACCGTTCGCGGGACGATCAAAAAAGAGAGGAGCTCCATCCTTTCTTGCGCCTATAAGCGCCCATCCTAATTTAATCTGTGCATTC carries:
- a CDS encoding exopolysaccharide biosynthesis transcriptional activator EpsA, with product MNFKLLKKRKVGMILVILESILSLGFIGMLFALNVLSTSMVSIMAVFLIAVDAFLILTQMTKKTHKAGKVIATILGIIFAMGSFYLFKTYSTLGKVSAQDYQIVSVSAIAMKKDSANTVKDALGYTFGIIGVNDRENTDNTIKSIESEYSTTLKTKEYSDATTLVDALYNGEVKAILFNEANRSMVLEAHDDFDDATKVLGSIENKKKLENDKAASDVTKEAFSVYISGIDTKGKVSATSRSDVNILGTVNPVTKQILLISTPRDYYVTLPNSNGVKDKLTHAGIYGVDCSMGTLETLYDTDVNYYVRVNFTGFEKIVDALGGVTVHSDYTFTSDWGPSFVKGDNKVNGKQALAFARQRHDYFRGKKTGLVGGDNQRGRDQQYLIKAIINKATSPSILANFSGLMDSVAESVETNMKSSEITDLVKMQLSDMSGWDIVMINATGTGSKSTTFSMPSTRSYVMVPDEASVSAAKKMVDKVIAGEKVTEDQFKELVKGTNSSTSSSTNNQ
- a CDS encoding uracil-DNA glycosylase, family 1, translating into MPAISNDWQEKLKPEFKKEYYKKLYVKVVEEYKGRYPIYPPAEDIFNAFHFTPLSEVKCVILGQDPYHEPGQAHGLCFSVKPEVEIPPSLKNIYQELKDDLGCYIPNNGYLEKWAKEGVFMLNTVLTVRAHQANSHRGIGWEEFTDAAISILNQIDRPIVFILWGSPAKKKAQFLNNPKHLILSSAHPSPLSAYRGFFGSKPFSKTNQFLEEHGIDPIDWQIDNI